The genomic segment GCACAGCTTTGATTGTGCCCTCGGTCACCCTGGGATGACAGTGATATTGGcagggttttcttcctttctttccctgagCACATTCAGCTGATAAAATAACTGCTGGATCATTGctctattgtttttaaaaatgcccaGAGGCATGATATGATCTAGACTAATATGTTCAAATTTGGGCTCCTTCGAAGGGATAGTGCAGGAGGGCAGAGTTCAACACTTGTTCAGCTTCCACCTCCTCTACCCTCCTTCATAGCACTTGTGACTCATGGTTTTGGGACTTCAGGCCGGGTGGTTTTTTAGCATTTATAAACATCTCAGCAGGACAGTGAAGCATGTGGACTAACCCACATGCACCCAAGAAACTGAAACCCAGAAAGGGCAAGTCATGGTCAGTTGTGGGGAAGCAGAGCCCCAAAGGTCCCTGTAGGATATGGGCCACTCACCTGAACTTCATACTCCCCTCCACCACCCGGCTGTCCACCGTTGCTGATGTCATACTGGGGACAGGAGGACAGGCTCAGGTCAGGGGCTACCCaactcccccaaccccaggcctCTAGGGAGCAAGAAATGGGAGCCCCTTAGGGAGAAGCTGCTCTGGCCAGCAGCTCTGACCCCTGCAGCGCCCAAGGATGGCCACCAGGCGTCGCCACGGTCCCggctgtgctgggcctgggcttTGCAAAGCCTGACAGTTCCCCCCATGTCAccatggggagaggagagggcctGGAGGGCCTGGGCTCAGGGCCAGCTCACCTTCTCGTACATGGCTGACCTCCTGGAGTAGACATCAAAGTTGGTGCGGATCCAATTCTGGGCCAGCTGGAAAGCCACTTCCTGGGCTCTGGCTGAAGGAGACTTGGCCAGACCTAGACCCCAGCCCAGGCAGAGCCCCCATGACAGGGGGAGCGGGAATGAGGCCCAGCCCTCAGACCTCCCTCCTGGAGCCTGGGGCCAAGCCGCTCTTACTCCAGGGCCCAGgtttggagggagagaggggggccGAGTCCCCTGACAGGTGGGGTGGGTGTCACGTTTGCTGAAGGAGAGGCTGAGAGAGCAGAGGAGCCAGAGAAAGGGCCCTGCATCCTTGGCTCAGAGCTCCGCAGTCCCAGGGAGGCCGGCCCTCCACTCCCTTGGGGCTGAGGCCCTGGGTGGTgccccatccctgcctccctACCTCTGATGACCAGGTCCTGCAGGGGGGCCCAGGCGTTGGGGAAGTCCCACTGCTGGCCTGTCTTCCGGAGAGAGGTCGGGATTCCGTAGTGGTAGGTGAGGATCTGGCTGTCCTAGAAGGTTGCAGACCTTACTGTGTAGGTGGGGGGACTGGACAGGGAGCCGCGAGCGAGGCTGGGCCCTGCTGAAGCCAGATGTTCCTTTCCTGGGCCTTCTCTTCTTGGCTCGCAGCCGCCCCCTGGTGGCTGCAGTGGGACCCGCAGGGTAAGAcccagggcagaggagggagtggcTGCCACTTGCCAGAGGTCACGGGACAAAGTCAGGGATAGAGCTGGTGGTCCTGCCTCCAGTGTAGCCACCTGCCTAGCTGCCCCCTCACCTCCAGGTATTTCAGAGCCTTGTCCACGTCGCCTGGGTTAGAGAAGAAGCCAGCCCAGAGAAGAGTTGGTAAATAGATAAAACTCCCAGGTCTTTATATGTTCAAAGTGGTGCTTGAATCAGCCACCTTTCTCTTCATCTCACAGAACAGGCTTCAGGGTGGCCACTCATAGCTGGGCCCAGAGGATCCCGGACTTCATATCTGGATTGGCCACACAAATTTCAGCACTTCATAGCTTGAGAGTCATTTTTCTGGGTGGCAGTGGGTTTAGAGAAGTAACCAGAGCCCCCAGTCTTGGGCCCTACAGAAACTCTCTAGAAGGAATTTTGGAGGGAGCAGGGCAGCATCTACTTCTaactcctcccctcctccctggagcCCCCCCTGTCCTCCCCCAGGCAAACCTAGCCTGTCCTCCACCCCCAGGCTGCCCGGCCCAGCCCTTTACACCACGTGGCTGACTGTGTTCACTCCCTCGCTCCCCTGCTGGCTGGGTTCCCTCTTCCACGAGCTCCTCGGGCCAGGCCTCTGCCACTGCCGATCGGGGTCCATCCCTGGGCTCAGCACAGTCTGGTACacactttctctccttcctccgaggctcagagagggcagcgGCTTGCCCAAGGCTATACAGCACCCGACCTCTGGCCTGGCCCCCAGGGCCCTGGCACCAGCTGGCATGGAGCAGTGCTCCAGGCTCCTGGGCCAACCTGGGCCACATCCTCACCCAGCCCCTCACCCAGTGGGAACGATCTCAAGCCCCTTGATTCCCCTTCAAATCACGGACAGGCTGACCTGCTCCCCACTAAACCCACCTCACTGGCATAGAACTGGGAGGGGATGAAGCGAGAACACACCTGATGTGGACACAGCCACCCCCTCGGGGCCTGCCTGCTCTCCCTCAGCCCATTCACCACATCTGCCTCACTGGGGAAAGGTGCTGGGGCTCAGCCACACCCCGGCCAGATATCCTGGGGCCCTGATGGTGGCAGCAGAGACACGGGGGCACAGGGAGCCAGGAAAATGGTCCCCCAGCTGGGTCCTAATAATGGCCACTGCGGGGTGAGCACCTGGGGTGTCAGGCTGGGCGGTGGTGGCTCCTGCACACCTTCGTGCTCTTGCTGGGGCTCCAGAGGCCAGCCGGGGACACGAGCAGACCACGCTCCCCACGGCCCTGGCCTTGACCGAGGCCACACGGCAGAGCTGCCCCAGAGCCAGAACCCACAGCTGCCAGGGCCTCCCCCGCGGcctcctcccgcctcccctcCACTTGGCCCTGGGCTCCCCGCACCCTCTCTCTTGACTCCAGGTGAAGCCAGAGGTCCTCAGCCACCCCGAGCGGTCCTCTCTCATCTACTCGGGTCACCCGTTCATCGTGCCAGGAGGACGCTTTGTCGAGTTCTATTACTGGTGAGCGGCCAAGAGCTGCGGGGGTCGGGGGGCTGGGGCCAGCGGGGCGTCCCAGGCGGGGTGGGGGATCCTGAGCTGTCCTTCCCCCAGGGACTCCTACTGGGTGATGGAGGGTCTGCTCCTGTCCGAGATGCCAGGGACGGTGAAGGGCATGCTGCAGAACTTCCTGGACTTGGTGCAGACGTAAGAGGCCCGGGCATCTCAGCCGGGGTGCAggaggggcagggccctgggcttgGGCCGGGATCTGCCTGGgctcggggcggggggtggttgcagtgggggcaggggtgtcagCGGCCCTGTTCTCGGCAGGTACGGACACGTCCCCAACGGGGCCCGCGTGTACTACCTGCAGCGGAGCCAGCCCCCGCTCCTGAGCCTCATGATGGAGCGCTACGTGACTCAGGCCAATGACACCGCCTTCCTCCGGTGGCCACCCCGCCCCCTGCTGCCCTCGCCCCCCTTCCTGAGGCtccctggggcggggcggggcgggggctgagCTGGTGCCTGGCTCCACCCCAGGGACAACCTGGAGACCCTGGCCTTGGAGTTGGACTTTTGGACCAAGAACAGGAGCATCTCTGTGAGCTCTGGGGGAAAGAGCTACGTCCTGAACCGCTATCATGTCCCCTATGGGGGACCCAGGTGAGGCCGTGCCTGGCCAGCCCTTCAGTCTCTTGTGTGTTCACTCTGGTTTGAGTGGCCAGACTCCCCTGGTGATGGTGATACTGAGGGCCTGGGGGCCTgtgttcccaggaaaggggtccCAACTATGCTCTGGGGGCAGCGTGGCACTGGCTAGATGCCCTGTTGTGCATCACCCCTTTCTTGGAGGTCCAGCCCTGGCTCTGGGCCATCGCTGGGGCAGGAGACACCCTAGGGGGCCAAGGAAGCAGGCAGGACCCCACCAGGAGTTGGGGCGGAGCCCCAGCAGGGGAGATGTGAACAGCTCTGTCTGCAGAGGCAGTGGAGGAGCCCCCTGGGGAGGACTCCCAGAGGTCAGACCACTGTGGAGCCTGCTTCTTTGCAGCTTGGCCACCagccaggctggggcaggagagagggcTCTCCTCCTCTCGCTACCCTCTCCTCTCAAGGCAGGGCCTAGAGCAAGACAAGGGAGCCTCACAgtcccctcccccggccctgcTCAAACCACAGCCACCTGTAGatcaaaaacaactttttttttcaaccttcAGTTGCCTGAAAGATGTACATGGTTGGGGCTGGGACCGAGAGTCAAGGGCAGCCTGTACACACAGGGTAGGGGGAACTCCTGGGCCCCTGCTCTCAGACTTTGCACATTTCTGCATTTCTGCACATGACAGCAGTTTTTGCAGAAAGGGTGTAGAGGGTGCGTCTGGGCCAGGCATCAGCCTGTGGCAGCTGCCTGTGGTTGCCTCTGCCCACCAGGATGCCCAACCTCTTGTTCTCACCTCAACCACCATGGCTTCCTGTCCCCATGGGAACAGGGCACTGAGTCAGGGGCTCCTGGCACACCCAGATAACTGGGTATCTCTCTGCCAGGCCACCCTACCATTCCAGGTCATCTGTATATCAGTTGAAGCCTTCGCTGGCCATTAGGGGTTGCAAATGCAAATTCTAGGACACAATTGTGGGACATCTTAAGGAAACTCTGCAAGGGGGAATGACCCTGCCTGGGGACTGGTAACAGGCAAGGGGGATGACTCTGCCTGGGGACATTCCTGTGTAACCAGGGTCTCCCTGCTGAAGATGGTTGGTGTAAGGGAAGATGGGGTCCCTATTTGCTCGCTCTTCCAGTTTTTCAATGTAAGGTGGAGATccatatttttatgtgaaatatcccAATTTTGAAGGGTCTCGATATCCCAAATTCTGGCTGTCCATCTAGGAGTGATGCCTGTGTTGTCAGTGAGGATTGAGGAGGAGACCTGACCCCACTACAGGGCCCTTCTTCTCCCCACAGCACCCAGGGCCCAGCCCTCAAACAAGACCTCAAGCCTGCGAGCTGACTCCCCCAGTTGTGCTGTGCCCTTTGCGGTGAGGTACTCTGTACATATTGAGATCC from the Sus scrofa isolate TJ Tabasco breed Duroc chromosome 9, Sscrofa11.1, whole genome shotgun sequence genome contains:
- the LOC102160985 gene encoding trehalase-like, whose product is MEGLLLSEMPGTVKGMLQNFLDLVQTYGHVPNGARVYYLQRSQPPLLSLMMERYVTQANDTAFLRDNLETLALELDFWTKNRSISVSSGGKSYVLNRYHVPYGGPR